Proteins encoded in a region of the Candidatus Afararchaeum irisae genome:
- the cofC gene encoding 2-phospho-L-lactate guanylyltransferase, whose amino-acid sequence MLFYIPFKPESPKTRLSRLLSPDERVEFSFCMLDDVYSAVEESGHDPVVLTTHRLDGYDPGFDLSYETRLCPEPLTPAVNSVLDEAPVGVVMSDVCIATPDSVRRLVERGGDTDLSLAPGRNGGTNAFVSWTSEFKVDYHGTSYTDHLETARSRGIDTSTVDSFRLSTDVDEPDDLIEVLLHGEGMSYDYIAERFEAVENDEKRVDLRRLDDGG is encoded by the coding sequence ATGCTCTTCTACATCCCGTTCAAGCCCGAGAGCCCGAAGACACGTCTCTCACGCCTCCTGTCTCCCGACGAGAGGGTCGAGTTTAGCTTCTGTATGCTCGACGACGTCTACTCGGCTGTCGAGGAGTCGGGACACGACCCCGTCGTACTCACGACTCACCGACTCGACGGATACGACCCCGGCTTCGACCTCAGCTACGAGACACGTCTCTGTCCCGAACCGTTGACTCCCGCAGTAAACTCCGTCCTCGACGAGGCTCCCGTCGGTGTCGTGATGTCGGACGTCTGTATAGCTACACCCGACTCTGTGCGGCGTCTCGTGGAGCGAGGCGGCGACACGGATCTGTCTTTAGCTCCCGGGAGAAACGGAGGAACAAACGCATTCGTCTCGTGGACGTCTGAGTTCAAGGTCGACTACCACGGGACTAGCTACACCGACCATCTCGAAACCGCGAGGTCACGCGGAATCGATACATCTACCGTAGACTCGTTCCGTCTCTCGACCGACGTAGACGAACCCGACGACCTCATAGAGGTTCTCCTCCACGGAGAGGGGATGTCGTACGACTACATAGCCGAGAGGTTCGAAGCCGTCGAGAACGACGAGAAACGCGTCGACCTCAGGAGGCTCGACGATGGAGGCTGA